In Anopheles gambiae chromosome 2, idAnoGambNW_F1_1, whole genome shotgun sequence, a single window of DNA contains:
- the LOC1273014 gene encoding eukaryotic translation initiation factor 4E type 2, translating into MSNKYEIKPYASDSDDSGDEDADIDVDKLEPLEAGPGEHKLQYTYCLWFGKKGSHRAAEYDKSLHFVGRCASVEQWWSLYCHLIKPTSLKPYRRLHLFKSGIKPMWEDPSNSKGGKWVIRLKKSKIDRAWENVCMAMLGEQFLVGSEICGVVLCTQYPEDVLSVWNRTATDTVSTNRIRDTLRRILNLPQSQHIEYKPHGDSLKFVPA; encoded by the exons ATGTCCAACAAATACGA AATCAAACCATACGCCAGCGACAGCGACGATAGCGGGGACGAGGATGCGGATATCGATGTGGATAAGTTAGAACCGCTAGAAGCGGGACCCGGAGAGCATAAGCTACAGTACACCTACTGTTTATGGTTCGGCAAAAAGGGTTCACACAGAGCAGCG GAGTACGACAAATCCCTACACTTCGTCGGTCGGTGTGCCAGCGTAGAGCAGTGGTGGTCCCTGTACTGCCATCTAATAAAACCTACCAGCCTGAAACCTTACCGAAGGTTACATTTGTTTAAG AGTGGCATCAAACCCATGTGGGAAGATCCGAGCAATTCGAAAGGCGGCAAGTGGGTCATTCGCCTGAAGAAATCAAAGATCGACCGGGCCTGGGAGAACGTGTGCATGGCGATGCTGGGGGAACAGTTTCTGGTAGGGTCGGAAATTTGTGGCGTCGTCCTGTGCACCCAGTACCCCGAGGACGTCCTGTCCGTGTGGAACCGAACCGCCACCGATACGGTCAGCACCAATCGCATCCGGGACACGCTGCGGCGCATACTGAACCTACCTCAATCGCAGCACATCGAGTACAAACCGCACGGCGACAGTCTGAAGTTTGTGCCTGCCTGA